The Arachis hypogaea cultivar Tifrunner chromosome 19, arahy.Tifrunner.gnm2.J5K5, whole genome shotgun sequence genome has a window encoding:
- the LOC112779491 gene encoding uncharacterized protein has product MSFFPIFLFFLLPSLFKPSHSTAIVVDGTSQWKNPSVHIGDSIVFKPIQHFNLYIFKNQEAFNNCNFTQATLLTSSYTWHPSRPGFFYFAFNNGSLKSCEESQKLAIKVVNSATSQAPTMAPEQEHSPTAAPSPSSGGEVVSSSPAYPWPFRPHQAASPSPSANSPVTIPLVPDKGGGMPFINSNPAVPLPTGEVDSATIRPLPTSSTQPQVMIGSFGFHIIIAVHTMALLLLM; this is encoded by the exons ATGTCCTTCTTTCccattttcctcttctttcttctaccctCACTGTTCAAGCCTTCTCACTCAACCGCAATTGTAGTGGATGGAACTTCACAGTGGAAGAATCCCAGTGTTCACATTGGTGATTCCATTG TTTTCAAGCCCATACAACACTTTAATCTCTACATTTTCAAGAACCAAGAAGCCTTCAACAACTGCAACTTCACTCAGGCCACTCTTCTCACCTCCTCCTACACG TGGCATCCATCTCGCCCTGGTTTCTTCTACTTCGCCTTCAACAATGGCTCCCTCAAATCATGTGAAGAATCTCAAAAACTAGCCATAAAGGTGGTGAATTCAGCAACATCACAGGCTCCAACAATGGCTCCAGAACAAGAACATTCTCCAACGGCAGCTCCATCACCATCTTCAGGTGGAGAAGTAGTGTCATCTTCCCCAGCATATCCATGGCCTTTCCGTCCCCACCAAGCAGCTTCACCATCACCATCAGCAAATTCACCAGTGACAATTCCATTAGTCCCCGACAAAGGTGGTGGCATGCCATTCATAAACAGCAACCCTGCAGTTCCTCTTCCCACTGGTGAAGTTGATTCTGCAACCATTCGCCCCTTACCTACCTCTTCCACTCAACCACAG GTGATGATTGGATCATTTGGATTTCATATTATTATTGCAGTGCACACCATGGCTTTACTACTGCTGATGTAA
- the LOC112776075 gene encoding G-box-binding factor 4, which yields MASSKLMPTTNSRNPDPPLPLQRQPSSSPKPQQFTTTNFIPMPEDATLLDAQISLFEAPSPAPASAKTVDDLWREIVAGERRECKEEATEEMMTLEDFLAKAGAVDDVTDVVPIDEEVKMPMALTDRLGSGGGMFAFDPLPTTPFQGMENMEGSVIGFGNGVEVVEGGVGGGGGGGRGKRGRPVLEQQLDKAAQQRQRRMIKNRESAARSRERKQAYQVELESLAVKLEEENDKLMKEKAEKKKERYKQLMEKVIPVVEKRRPPRFLRRVRSLQW from the exons ATGGCGTCGTCGAAGCTGATGCCGACCACAAATTCTAGAAACCCCGATCCTCCACTACCTCTCCAACGACAACCatcctcttccccaaaaccccaaCAATTCACAACCACCAACTTCATCCCAATGCCCGAAGATGCCACCCTCCTCGATGCTCAAATTTCCCTCTTCGAAGCCCCTTCCCCTGCCCCTGCCTCAGCCAAAACCGTCGACGACTTGTGGCGGGAGATCGTCGCCGGAGAACGGCGCGAGTGCAAGGAGGAAGCTACCGAAGAGATGATGACGCTCGAGGACTTCCTTGCCAAGGCTGGCGCCGTTGACGACGTCACCGACGTTGTCCCCATCGACGAGGAGGTGAAGATGCCGATGGCGCTGACGGATAGGCTGGGCAGCGGTGGCGGCATGTTCGCGTTTGATCCACTGCCGACGACGCCGTTTCAAGGGATGGAGAACATGGAAGGGTCGGTGATAGGGTTCGGGAATGGGGTGGAAGTGGTTGAAGGTGGCGTTGGCGGAGGAGGGGGAGGAGGGAGAGGGAAGAGGGGGCGCCCCGTTTTGGAGCAGCAGCTCGATAAGGCTGCTCAGCAGAGGCAGCGGAGAATGATCAAGAACAGAGAATCTGCTGCTAGGTCTAGAGAACGAAAGCAA GCTTATCAAGTTGAGCTGGAATCATTGGCGGTGAAGCTAGAGGAGGAAAATGACAAGCTAATGAAGGAAAAG GccgagaagaaaaaggaaaggtaCAAACAG CTTATGGAAAAAGTAATTCCTGTTGTGGAGAAGCGAAGGCCACCACGATTTCTACGTCGTGTTCGCTCCTTGCAATGGTAG
- the LOC112776901 gene encoding UPF0496 protein At1g20180 — protein MEASQDAKKSRGDDQMNINFHEEYLRALRTKSYADCFNKAQLLATQSSINYSHKTFLEFLLEPDQETIPSLVDSATISMTLELRNLMLSYFDISAEASHICTSLLKSINQIHYNHEFIQRALDSNKNNCKSSQKFELIVFELNSFMSSSNPFSNHNFKLINDKYSSVLRHLRSMRTKIGRKQRILKYLKRLFGICVTATCGIVAIMAMVIASHTPLTSLFMGIAILNTQLKHLKKKLRRCSRISSKSDSLGKVYDQLDIAAKGTYILTRDFDTMSRLVTRIHDEIEHNRTMVQFCLDRKEDKFSVQIVKELEKNDVGFRKQVKELEEHVYLCLVTINKARALVIKEMKK, from the exons ATGGAAGCCAGCCAAG ATGCGAAGAAAAGTAGAGGTGATGATCAAATGAACATCAACTTTCATGAGGAGTACTTAAGAGCACTTAGGACAAAATCATATGCTGATTGCTTCAACAAAGCTCAATTACTTGCAACACAATCTTCCATAAATTATAGCCACAAAACCTTCTTAGAATTCCTCCTTGAACCTGATCAAGAAACTATCCCATCCCTTGTTGACTCAGCAACAATTTCAATGACTCTAGAACTCAGAAACCTTATGCTAAGCTACTTTGACATTAGTGCCGAGGCATCACACATTTGCACCAGTCTTCTCAAAAGCATCAACCAAATCCACTATAATCATGAATTCATTCAAAGAGCACTGGACAGTAATAAGAATAATTGCAAATCTTCACAGAAGTTCGAACTAATTGTCTTTGAGCTCAACTCATTCATGTCCTCAAGCAACCCTTTTTCGAACCACAACTTCAAGCTCATAAACGATAAGTACTCGTCCGTGTTGCGCCATTTGAGATCAATGAGAACAAAAATTGGAAGGAAACAGAGGATTTTGAAGTACTTGAAGAGGTTGTTTGGTATTTGTGTGACAGCAACATGTGGCATAGTAGCAATCATGGCCATGGTTATAGCATCACACACTCCTCTAACATCACTATTCATGGGGATagcaattctcaacacccaattGAAGCATCTTAAGAAAAAGCTTAGAAGATGTAGTAGAATTTCATCAAAAAGTGATTCCCTTGGTAAAGTTTATGATCAACTTGATATAGCAGCTAAGGGAACTTACATATTGACCAGAGACTTTGATACAATGAGTAGACTTGTGACAAGGATTCATGatgaaattgaacataacaggaCAATGGTGCAATTCTGTTTGGATAGGAAAGAGGACAAATTCTCTGTGCAGATTGTGAAGGAGCTTGAGAAAAATGATGTTGGGTTTAGGAAACAAGTGAAGGAACTTGAGGAACATGTCTACTTGTGCCTTGTAACAATAAACAAAGCAAGGGCTTTGGTCATTAaggaaatgaaaaaataa